One genomic region from Shewanella aestuarii encodes:
- a CDS encoding exopolyphosphatase, giving the protein MPQLASSKPYAAITLGSNSFNMMVASTIAGKPHVIAKYKRKVRLAEGIGADGLLNEEVMQRGLACLSMFAQMLKQHQITADNVAVIATAALRTISNVDEFHQRSLPILGHPIEVISGLREAELIYQGMVATTAGQGKRLVIDIGGASTEFIIGEGKKVLFKTSLPFGGVLFNQQFFNRAPYQMLDFEQAKQAVELILTESISELIAHGWDCVVGASGVVQSVVSVLQHRKQSEVITLAVLQSLKAEVLSQADQSLSGIKGLSAEKAPTFASGVAILLALFELLSINSLNLAGGALREGVLHMLANRQA; this is encoded by the coding sequence ATGCCTCAACTTGCTTCCTCTAAACCTTATGCTGCTATCACGTTAGGCTCTAATAGCTTTAACATGATGGTGGCATCCACCATAGCCGGCAAACCTCATGTTATTGCTAAATACAAACGTAAGGTCCGACTTGCAGAAGGGATCGGCGCTGACGGCCTATTGAATGAAGAAGTGATGCAACGTGGGTTAGCATGCTTGAGCATGTTTGCTCAGATGCTAAAACAACATCAGATTACTGCTGACAATGTGGCAGTCATTGCGACTGCAGCATTGCGAACCATCAGCAACGTTGATGAGTTTCATCAACGCTCCCTGCCGATATTAGGCCATCCAATTGAAGTCATTTCTGGTTTGCGCGAAGCCGAATTAATTTACCAGGGCATGGTGGCTACCACCGCAGGCCAAGGTAAGCGTTTGGTGATTGATATTGGTGGTGCCAGTACCGAGTTTATTATTGGCGAAGGTAAAAAAGTGCTGTTTAAAACCAGTTTGCCTTTTGGTGGAGTGCTTTTTAATCAGCAATTTTTTAATCGAGCACCGTATCAAATGCTTGATTTTGAACAAGCAAAGCAAGCGGTTGAGTTGATTTTGACTGAGAGCATCAGTGAATTAATCGCGCATGGCTGGGATTGTGTAGTCGGTGCATCAGGCGTAGTGCAGTCTGTGGTCTCTGTTTTGCAGCATCGTAAGCAATCTGAAGTGATTACTTTGGCTGTATTGCAATCACTTAAAGCTGAAGTGTTGTCACAAGCCGATCAAAGCTTATCAGGCATCAAGGGGTTAAGTGCTGAAAAGGCACCTACTTTTGCTTCAGGCGTTGCTATTTTGCTGGCTTTGTTTGAGTTGTTATCGATTAATAGCTTAAATCTAGCAGGCGGTGCGTTGCGTGAAGGGGTATTGCATATGCTGGCTAATAGGCAAGCCTAG
- the trxA gene encoding thioredoxin TrxA, which produces MSDKIVYLSDDSFENDVLKSNTPVLVDFWAEWCGPCKMIAPILDDIAEEYAGKLTVAKLNVDQNNGSPAKYGVRGIPTLLMFKGGELVATKVGALSKTQLKEFIDAKI; this is translated from the coding sequence ATGAGCGATAAAATTGTATACCTAAGCGATGACAGCTTTGAAAATGACGTATTAAAGTCTAACACTCCGGTGTTAGTTGATTTTTGGGCTGAGTGGTGTGGTCCTTGTAAAATGATTGCCCCAATTTTAGATGACATAGCTGAAGAGTATGCAGGTAAGTTAACTGTTGCTAAATTAAACGTTGATCAAAACAATGGCTCACCTGCTAAGTACGGCGTGCGTGGCATTCCAACATTATTAATGTTCAAAGGTGGCGAGTTAGTCGCAACCAAAGTTGGCGCTCTTTCTAAAACTCAATTAAAAGAGTTTATTGACGCAAAAATCTAA
- the rho gene encoding transcription termination factor Rho, with protein sequence MNLTELKDTSISDLVSLAESMKLENMARARKQDIIFSILKAHAKSGEDIFGGGVLEILQDGFGFLRSSDGSYLAGPDDIYVSPSQIRRFNMRTGDTIFGKIRPPKEGERYFALLKVSEVNFDKPESSRNKILFENLTPLHAEERLRMERGNGSTEDITSRILDLCSPIGKGQRGLIVAPPKAGKTLLLQNMAQSITYNNPEVVLMVLLIDERPEEVTEMQRMVKGEVIASTFDEPASRHVQVAEMVIEKAKRLVEHKKDVVILLDSITRLARAYNTVIPSSGKVLTGGVDANALHRPKRFFGAARNIEHGGSLTIIATALVDTGSKMDEVIYEEFKGTGNQELHLSRKAAEKRVFPAIDFNRSGTRREEKLTTPDELQKMWILRKILNPMDEVSGMEFLIDKLAMTKTNDEFFTAMKRAKS encoded by the coding sequence ATGAATTTAACAGAATTAAAAGACACGTCGATATCCGACTTAGTTTCATTAGCTGAAAGCATGAAGCTAGAAAACATGGCACGTGCTCGAAAGCAAGATATTATCTTCTCAATTTTAAAAGCCCACGCTAAAAGCGGAGAAGACATTTTCGGTGGCGGTGTCCTCGAAATCCTTCAAGACGGCTTTGGTTTTTTAAGAAGTTCTGACGGCTCATACTTAGCCGGCCCTGATGATATCTATGTTTCACCGAGCCAAATCCGTCGCTTTAACATGCGCACCGGTGACACCATTTTTGGTAAGATCCGTCCACCAAAAGAAGGTGAAAGATATTTCGCTTTACTCAAAGTGTCAGAAGTAAACTTTGACAAACCAGAAAGCTCTCGCAACAAAATTTTGTTTGAAAACTTAACCCCATTACATGCAGAAGAACGTTTACGCATGGAACGTGGTAACGGTTCTACAGAAGACATCACCTCACGTATTCTTGACCTATGTTCTCCAATTGGTAAAGGTCAGCGTGGTTTGATTGTTGCACCGCCAAAAGCGGGTAAAACCTTATTACTGCAAAACATGGCGCAAAGTATTACCTACAACAACCCTGAGGTGGTGTTGATGGTATTACTAATCGATGAGCGTCCTGAAGAAGTGACTGAAATGCAACGCATGGTTAAAGGTGAAGTCATTGCGTCTACCTTTGATGAGCCAGCAAGCCGACATGTTCAGGTGGCTGAAATGGTTATCGAAAAAGCCAAGCGTTTAGTTGAGCACAAAAAAGATGTGGTCATTTTATTAGACTCTATTACTCGTCTTGCTCGTGCATACAACACGGTTATTCCATCATCAGGTAAAGTACTGACTGGTGGTGTTGATGCTAACGCACTTCACCGTCCAAAGCGTTTCTTTGGTGCTGCACGTAATATTGAACACGGTGGCAGCTTAACCATTATCGCTACAGCGCTGGTAGATACCGGTTCGAAAATGGATGAAGTAATTTACGAAGAATTTAAAGGTACGGGTAACCAAGAATTACACCTTTCTCGTAAAGCGGCTGAAAAACGTGTATTCCCTGCGATTGACTTTAACCGTTCTGGTACACGTCGTGAAGAAAAGCTAACCACGCCTGATGAACTACAAAAGATGTGGATTTTACGTAAAATTCTTAATCCTATGGATGAAGTGTCAGGTATGGAATTCCTTATCGATAAATTGGCAATGACCAAGACTAACGATGAATTCTTTACTGCAATGAAACGTGCTAAGAGCTAA
- the rhlP gene encoding rhombotarget lipoprotein (RhlP (RHombo-target LipoProtein) is a family of predicted lipoproteins that, in general, co-occurs with a form of rhombosortase, and that has an apparent cleavage site for that enzyme, a GlyGly motif, near the C-terminus.) — MKTKWITILGLCALANLCLSGCASQQVNTKSSVMDYLYPKSADMQVSPTIPHLNLPLRVGVAFVPVSDSRSYANNFWSGQSYAGGLTEAKKTEILEHVADNFRGLDFVSNIEVIPSAYLTAGGSFANLSQIKTMYGIDVIALVSYDQVQFTDESVLSLSYWTIVGAYIVSGEKNDTNTLIDTVVYDIASQSMLFRAPGTSQVSGRSTPINLAEELRADSLKGFEQASINMVENLKTQLAVFKQRVKENPEQVKITRSEGYSGAGSVRLFDFMLLMGLLLGYRWLFNSARS; from the coding sequence TTGAAAACAAAATGGATAACCATACTTGGGTTATGTGCATTAGCGAATTTGTGTTTAAGTGGGTGTGCAAGTCAACAAGTGAATACCAAAAGTAGCGTAATGGATTACTTATATCCAAAATCAGCAGATATGCAGGTTTCCCCAACTATCCCGCACTTAAATTTACCTCTGAGGGTGGGGGTGGCTTTTGTTCCCGTGAGTGATTCTCGATCATATGCCAATAACTTTTGGAGTGGACAAAGCTATGCTGGAGGCTTAACTGAAGCGAAGAAAACCGAGATTCTTGAGCATGTTGCCGACAATTTTAGGGGCTTAGATTTTGTCAGCAATATTGAGGTGATCCCTTCAGCTTATTTAACTGCAGGAGGCAGCTTTGCTAATCTTTCTCAGATCAAAACAATGTATGGCATTGATGTCATCGCACTCGTTTCTTATGATCAAGTGCAATTTACCGACGAAAGTGTTTTATCGCTAAGTTATTGGACAATTGTTGGGGCGTACATTGTTTCTGGCGAGAAGAATGATACCAATACTTTAATAGATACAGTGGTTTACGATATAGCCAGTCAATCTATGTTGTTCAGAGCTCCCGGTACAAGCCAAGTCTCTGGTCGTTCGACACCGATTAATTTAGCTGAAGAGTTAAGAGCTGATAGTCTAAAAGGATTTGAGCAAGCATCGATCAATATGGTTGAGAATTTAAAAACTCAATTAGCTGTTTTTAAACAGCGGGTAAAAGAAAATCCTGAACAAGTAAAAATCACCCGCAGTGAAGGCTATAGTGGCGCAGGTTCAGTGAGGCTATTTGACTTTATGTTATTGATGGGGTTGTTGTTGGGCTATCGATGGCTTTTTAATAGTGCTAGAAGCTAA
- a CDS encoding tannase/feruloyl esterase family alpha/beta hydrolase: MKSKNIWFPIIATPLCITLFGCNSSSDDKSLPILAPATPATLSMCNELVEQFIYSDTSITKAELIAAGDVEYAGGEIYPAPTHCLVTGIMNERVGLVDNASYHIGFEMRLPVDWTGRFYYQANGGLDGAVKEAVGRFMISEDKNASALNKGFAVISSDAGHQAPTPMFGLDPQARLDYGYNAVAQLTPMAKSLIETAYGKQPDRSYFGGCSNGGRHTMVASSRFADMYDGFLVGNPGFNLPKAAVSQMYGIQQYATLVDVDAVNVLSSLQSGFTQQEFALVSAKVLQQCDALDGASDGMINDLIGCQEAFDLNRDVPSCSGERDGNCLTDAQKTVLTNIMSGPRNSHTDEAIYSNFPYDAGMGTNDYYGWEFFMAMMRDPGAVAFIFSTSPTPYDGRTEAGSFEFVNSFNMDTDIARIYAIDENYTESSMDFMTPPDATNLSTMRDRGGKMMVVHGSSDAVFSPTDTIKWFEELQDANNRAADEFARLYLVPGMNHCGNGTATDQFDMLDKLVDWVEQGVQPQSVVAAVRADNTELPSDWSVTRTRPLCPFPQIATYSGSGNIEEAASFNCVAPK; the protein is encoded by the coding sequence ATGAAATCAAAAAATATTTGGTTCCCCATAATCGCGACCCCTTTATGCATCACACTTTTTGGCTGTAATAGTTCATCCGATGACAAGTCACTGCCAATACTGGCACCTGCAACTCCAGCAACCTTATCTATGTGTAACGAGCTAGTTGAACAATTTATTTATTCCGACACCAGCATTACTAAAGCAGAACTCATTGCAGCGGGTGATGTTGAATATGCTGGCGGCGAAATTTATCCAGCCCCAACACATTGCTTAGTAACGGGAATAATGAATGAGCGAGTTGGATTAGTGGATAACGCCTCATATCATATTGGCTTTGAAATGCGTCTACCCGTTGATTGGACAGGCCGCTTTTACTATCAAGCTAATGGTGGACTTGATGGCGCAGTCAAAGAAGCGGTGGGCCGCTTTATGATATCTGAAGATAAAAATGCTTCTGCATTAAATAAAGGTTTTGCGGTGATCAGTTCAGATGCAGGCCATCAAGCCCCTACGCCAATGTTTGGTCTTGATCCACAAGCACGATTAGATTACGGCTACAACGCAGTTGCTCAACTAACACCTATGGCAAAATCACTGATTGAAACCGCTTATGGCAAACAACCAGATCGCTCATATTTTGGCGGATGCTCAAATGGTGGCCGCCACACTATGGTTGCCTCTAGCCGTTTTGCCGACATGTACGATGGCTTTTTAGTCGGCAATCCCGGATTTAATCTACCAAAAGCCGCTGTGTCTCAAATGTATGGCATCCAACAATATGCAACTCTGGTCGATGTCGATGCGGTAAATGTACTAAGCTCGCTTCAAAGTGGCTTTACTCAGCAAGAATTTGCTTTGGTGTCAGCCAAAGTTTTACAACAATGTGACGCTTTAGATGGCGCTAGCGATGGCATGATCAACGATCTTATTGGCTGCCAAGAGGCTTTCGATCTCAACCGTGACGTCCCAAGCTGCAGTGGTGAACGTGATGGCAATTGTTTAACGGATGCCCAGAAAACCGTATTAACTAACATTATGTCCGGCCCTCGTAACAGCCATACTGACGAAGCTATCTATAGTAACTTTCCTTACGACGCTGGAATGGGTACCAATGATTACTATGGCTGGGAATTTTTTATGGCAATGATGCGTGATCCTGGCGCAGTGGCTTTTATCTTCTCAACCTCACCAACGCCTTACGATGGTCGCACTGAAGCAGGTAGCTTTGAATTTGTTAACTCATTTAATATGGATACCGATATAGCACGCATTTATGCTATCGATGAAAACTACACTGAATCGTCTATGGATTTTATGACTCCGCCAGATGCGACTAACCTCAGCACCATGCGAGATCGTGGCGGAAAAATGATGGTGGTCCACGGTTCATCAGATGCAGTATTTTCACCAACTGATACCATTAAATGGTTTGAGGAATTACAAGATGCCAATAACAGAGCTGCAGATGAATTTGCACGCTTATATCTTGTACCCGGTATGAATCATTGCGGTAACGGTACTGCTACCGATCAATTTGATATGCTCGATAAACTTGTTGATTGGGTAGAGCAAGGTGTTCAACCTCAAAGCGTTGTGGCAGCTGTTCGTGCTGATAACACTGAGCTACCGAGCGACTGGTCGGTAACTCGCACGCGCCCATTATGCCCATTTCCACAAATTGCAACCTATAGTGGCTCAGGCAATATTGAAGAAGCAGCCAGTTTTAACTGCGTGGCCCCTAAATAA
- a CDS encoding thioredoxin family protein has protein sequence MHNSVKTLLATTAIFFSSQLVVSNAIADSGCSFDEAPQGFMATCSEEKKEVIITGIVTTETLAKDLPGYSEEYQHYATDAAQIAALKNVTEPTDIVVIIGTWCPDCHRETPRFMRLIEEVANPNIKVTYIGVDRSKVDPEGLAAKYEFTRIPTFIIQQKGEEIGRIVERPTVSLEADLVNILK, from the coding sequence ATGCACAATAGCGTAAAAACATTATTAGCCACTACGGCAATATTCTTTAGTAGCCAACTGGTCGTTTCTAACGCTATCGCTGACAGCGGTTGTAGCTTTGATGAAGCGCCACAAGGTTTTATGGCGACTTGCAGCGAGGAGAAAAAAGAAGTGATTATTACAGGTATCGTAACAACTGAAACTCTTGCCAAAGATTTACCAGGTTACAGTGAAGAATATCAACACTATGCAACAGATGCGGCGCAAATTGCGGCATTAAAAAATGTCACCGAGCCAACTGACATTGTTGTCATTATCGGTACTTGGTGCCCAGATTGTCACCGTGAAACTCCTCGTTTTATGCGCTTAATTGAAGAAGTAGCCAACCCTAATATCAAGGTGACCTATATTGGTGTTGATCGCAGTAAAGTTGACCCAGAAGGTTTAGCGGCTAAATATGAGTTCACTCGTATTCCAACCTTTATCATTCAGCAAAAAGGCGAAGAGATTGGTCGCATTGTTGAACGTCCAACTGTGAGTTTAGAAGCTGACTTGGTTAACATTTTAAAATAA
- the rhlB gene encoding ATP-dependent RNA helicase RhlB — translation MSQTHLSTQKFADFPLQPAVLSALNENSFEFCTPIQALSLPILLQAKDIAGQAQTGTGKTMAFLVATFNHLLSVAEPEGRKSTDPRAIIMAPTRELAIQIAKDANLLVKHTGLKVGIVYGGESYETQREVLDKGVDILIGTTGRIIDYVRQGVISLNHIQAVVLDEADRMFDLGFIKDIRFLFRRMPDAKSRLNMLFSATLSMKVQELAYDHMNDPEKVEIAPLEKTSKNIKEEIFYPSTEDKMRLLLTLIEEDWPEKAIVFSNTKHSCENLWAHLEGDGHRVGLLTGDVPQKKRIRILEQFTNGDLDILVATDVAARGLHISDVSHVYNYDLPDDCEDYVHRIGRTGRAGQKGISISFACEQYALNLPAIETYITHTIPVTNYDREALLDDLPPPVRIHRKHPTTRTRDGANKGAHRSGGPRPPRHRANTRRHS, via the coding sequence ATGAGCCAAACACATTTATCAACACAAAAATTTGCTGATTTCCCGCTGCAACCCGCAGTATTATCAGCTTTAAACGAGAATAGCTTTGAATTTTGTACTCCAATCCAAGCGTTATCTCTTCCTATTTTATTACAAGCAAAAGATATAGCTGGCCAGGCGCAAACTGGTACAGGTAAAACAATGGCATTTTTAGTGGCCACGTTTAATCATTTATTATCCGTTGCAGAGCCAGAAGGTCGAAAATCAACCGATCCGCGAGCCATTATTATGGCGCCCACCCGTGAACTCGCGATTCAAATAGCCAAAGATGCTAATTTATTGGTTAAGCATACTGGTTTAAAAGTGGGTATTGTTTACGGTGGCGAAAGCTATGAAACTCAACGTGAAGTACTCGACAAAGGTGTCGATATACTCATTGGTACCACAGGGCGAATTATTGATTACGTGCGCCAAGGCGTGATCAGTTTGAATCATATTCAAGCCGTGGTACTTGATGAAGCCGATCGGATGTTCGATTTGGGCTTTATCAAAGACATTCGCTTTTTATTCCGTCGTATGCCAGATGCTAAGTCTCGCCTAAATATGTTGTTTTCAGCCACGCTGTCAATGAAAGTGCAAGAGTTAGCTTACGATCATATGAATGATCCTGAAAAAGTTGAAATAGCGCCGCTAGAAAAAACCTCGAAAAATATTAAAGAGGAAATTTTCTATCCGTCTACTGAAGACAAAATGCGTTTATTACTGACTTTGATTGAAGAAGATTGGCCAGAAAAAGCCATTGTTTTCTCAAACACCAAGCATAGTTGTGAAAACTTATGGGCACACCTTGAAGGTGATGGTCATCGTGTCGGATTATTAACCGGTGATGTTCCGCAAAAGAAGCGTATTCGTATTCTTGAGCAGTTTACCAATGGTGATTTAGATATTTTGGTTGCAACTGACGTTGCTGCGCGTGGCTTACATATTTCCGATGTTAGCCATGTCTATAACTATGATTTACCCGATGACTGTGAAGATTATGTTCACCGTATTGGTCGTACGGGGCGTGCCGGTCAAAAAGGTATTTCAATCAGTTTTGCTTGTGAGCAATATGCATTAAATCTGCCTGCAATTGAGACATACATTACTCACACCATTCCGGTGACTAATTATGACCGCGAAGCTTTGTTAGATGACCTACCGCCACCTGTGCGCATTCATCGCAAGCATCCAACAACTCGTACCCGTGATGGTGCAAATAAAGGCGCTCATCGTAGCGGTGGTCCTAGACCTCCTCGTCATAGAGCGAACACACGAAGACATTCATAA
- a CDS encoding fumarate reductase flavoprotein subunit, which yields MKIIYTDTLVVGAGLAGLRVAIASKERGLDTLVLSLIPAKRSHSAAAQGGMQASLGNTVKGMGDDEDVHFQDTVKGSDWGCDQQVARMFAHCAPKAVRELANWGVPWSRVTKGDREVIVNAEKVTLTEAEQAHGLINARDFGGTKKWRTCYTADGTGHSLLYAVDNKAISMDIPVHERMEALKIIHDGKRCHGVIARCLITGELRAYIAKSTTIATGGYGRIYEVSTNAIICEGIGQALALETGVATLGNMEAVQFHPTAIVPVGILTTEGCRGDGGILRDKDGYRFMPDYEPEKKELASRDVVSRRMTEHMRKGKGADSPYGPHLWLDITLLGRKHIETNLREVKEICENFLGIDPAKDWIPVRPTQHYSMGGIRTKHTGESPQLSGLFSVGEAACWDMHGFNRLGGNSLAETVVGGMIVGKYVADYGEQHHLEVDTALIEQFGTVLQKEIDRLIDGDGTENPFELKLAMQKIMMDYVGIFRNGNELQKAVDELSDLLVRSRNIGIKTKKRHANPELVEALRVPRMLKVALTVACGANARTESRGAHSREDYPQRNDKDWLNRTLSSWPDSNALVPELTYEALDVMKMELPPGYRGYGVDNAIVHPDTQKRQQQIDAILAELGDVDRYAKQAAIMPFELPEALRPKNERLSDTLSAFGDKA from the coding sequence ATGAAAATTATCTACACCGACACCTTAGTCGTTGGCGCGGGCCTCGCCGGATTGCGTGTCGCCATCGCTTCAAAAGAACGGGGTCTTGATACCTTAGTGTTATCACTGATCCCTGCTAAACGTTCCCATTCTGCTGCCGCCCAAGGTGGCATGCAAGCCAGCCTTGGCAACACAGTTAAAGGCATGGGTGATGATGAGGATGTCCATTTTCAAGACACGGTAAAAGGCTCTGATTGGGGCTGCGATCAGCAGGTTGCCCGTATGTTTGCCCATTGTGCTCCTAAAGCTGTGCGTGAATTGGCTAACTGGGGCGTGCCTTGGTCGAGAGTTACGAAAGGCGACCGTGAAGTTATTGTTAATGCTGAAAAAGTTACCCTAACCGAAGCAGAGCAAGCCCATGGATTAATTAACGCGCGTGATTTTGGTGGTACCAAAAAATGGCGTACTTGTTATACCGCTGATGGTACTGGGCATTCCTTGTTATATGCCGTTGATAATAAAGCGATATCAATGGATATTCCGGTGCATGAACGCATGGAAGCCTTAAAAATTATCCATGACGGCAAGCGCTGTCACGGGGTGATTGCTCGCTGTTTAATTACAGGTGAGCTTCGCGCCTATATTGCTAAATCAACCACCATCGCGACTGGTGGTTATGGCCGAATTTATGAAGTATCAACCAACGCTATTATTTGTGAGGGGATTGGCCAAGCATTGGCACTTGAAACTGGCGTAGCCACTTTAGGTAATATGGAAGCGGTGCAGTTTCACCCCACTGCGATTGTGCCCGTAGGGATTTTAACCACCGAAGGTTGTCGGGGTGATGGCGGAATTTTGCGAGATAAAGACGGTTATCGGTTTATGCCCGACTACGAGCCAGAGAAAAAAGAACTGGCATCCCGTGATGTCGTATCACGCCGTATGACCGAACATATGCGCAAGGGTAAAGGGGCAGATAGTCCCTATGGGCCACATTTATGGCTCGATATTACCTTACTTGGGCGCAAGCATATTGAAACCAACTTACGCGAAGTGAAAGAGATTTGTGAAAACTTTTTAGGTATTGACCCCGCCAAAGATTGGATCCCAGTTCGGCCTACCCAGCATTATTCAATGGGCGGGATCCGAACCAAACACACAGGCGAGAGCCCGCAGTTATCTGGTTTATTTAGTGTCGGCGAGGCTGCATGTTGGGATATGCATGGCTTTAATCGCTTAGGCGGCAATTCATTGGCAGAAACGGTTGTAGGCGGAATGATAGTGGGTAAATATGTTGCTGATTATGGTGAGCAACATCATTTAGAGGTTGATACCGCATTAATCGAGCAATTTGGCACAGTGTTACAAAAGGAAATTGATCGGTTAATTGATGGCGATGGCACCGAAAATCCGTTTGAGCTCAAGCTGGCAATGCAAAAAATCATGATGGACTATGTGGGCATTTTTAGAAATGGTAATGAGCTGCAAAAAGCCGTTGATGAGTTATCAGACTTGTTAGTCCGTTCACGTAATATTGGCATCAAAACCAAAAAGCGCCATGCAAACCCTGAGTTAGTTGAAGCGTTACGGGTGCCAAGAATGCTAAAGGTGGCACTAACCGTGGCCTGCGGTGCGAATGCGCGCACAGAAAGCCGCGGCGCGCATTCACGTGAAGATTATCCTCAACGTAACGATAAAGACTGGCTAAATCGCACCTTATCGAGTTGGCCTGATAGTAATGCATTAGTGCCTGAGCTGACTTATGAAGCCTTAGATGTGATGAAAATGGAATTACCACCGGGCTATCGTGGTTACGGGGTTGATAATGCGATTGTGCATCCTGATACGCAAAAACGTCAGCAACAAATTGATGCCATTCTTGCTGAGTTAGGGGATGTCGATCGTTATGCTAAACAAGCGGCAATTATGCCGTTTGAGCTACCAGAAGCCTTGCGTCCAAAGAATGAAAGATTATCTGACACCCTATCGGCTTTTGGAGACAAAGCATGA
- a CDS encoding fumarate reductase iron-sulfur subunit — protein MINTPRTIRFDIFRYDPQDPQDKPKMVTYEVTEAPGMTVFIALNQLRETQDPSLQFDFVCRAGICGSCAMVINGIPTLACRTLTANYANGNIKLMPLPGFELIGDLSVNTGKFMRELAERLQLWLQPDGVESNIHRIEKPMDPEEAAKLYELERCVECGVCVSACATKQMRDTFVGAVGMMKIARFELDSRDARTAEDFYHVIGNQDGVFGCMTLLGCQDACPKDLPHMQQIAYLRRKMAHTIVSC, from the coding sequence ATGATAAATACACCTAGAACAATTCGCTTTGACATCTTTCGCTATGATCCGCAAGACCCTCAAGATAAGCCCAAAATGGTGACTTATGAGGTAACGGAAGCGCCGGGGATGACAGTCTTTATTGCCTTAAATCAATTACGAGAAACCCAAGACCCATCCTTACAATTTGATTTTGTCTGCCGAGCGGGGATCTGCGGTAGTTGTGCGATGGTGATCAACGGCATTCCAACTTTAGCGTGCCGGACACTTACCGCGAATTATGCTAATGGCAACATCAAACTGATGCCACTGCCGGGGTTTGAGTTAATTGGTGATTTATCGGTTAACACGGGCAAGTTTATGCGTGAACTGGCCGAACGCCTGCAATTATGGTTACAACCCGATGGTGTTGAGAGTAATATTCACCGTATTGAAAAACCAATGGACCCCGAAGAGGCAGCTAAGCTTTATGAGCTTGAGCGCTGTGTTGAATGCGGGGTTTGCGTGTCTGCGTGTGCTACCAAGCAAATGCGAGACACTTTTGTTGGCGCAGTAGGCATGATGAAAATAGCCCGCTTTGAGTTAGACAGTCGTGATGCTCGCACCGCAGAAGATTTTTATCATGTCATAGGTAATCAAGATGGCGTATTTGGTTGTATGACATTACTTGGTTGCCAAGATGCCTGTCCAAAAGATTTACCTCATATGCAACAAATTGCCTACTTACGCCGAAAAATGGCACACACCATCGTCAGTTGTTGA